In a genomic window of Mucilaginibacter sp. KACC 22063:
- a CDS encoding ATP-binding protein → MPKNQELLNEQKRLSALESYDILDTATEQDFDDITELATNICGFPIGLISFVDSSRQWFKSVRGLSVRQTDRAHSFCAYTVATNDVFIVEDARIDDRFKHNPLVTGDPHIVFYAGVPLTSQDGYTLGSLCLIDNKKRTLSDMQLKSLQILSRQVMDKLELRKKVVELRKANNEINELRNEQFIQENEAREVIKYTPMAMALHVGENMTIKFANELMLQAWDKTDEVFGKAFAEALPELAGLDFPTTMLGVYKSGVALRYDNERMTYLHQGVYKEFYYSYAFTPLKTPNGNIWGILNTALDVTEVVKGRLKIEQAEEQLRLALDSAKLGTWYIVPQTNELVLSERSKEMFGFKPAEQITLERAVEIIDQSHRDKVMSAITSALEEGAPYNIEYPILLSAGDQRRWVRATGKIFAATDGAGQLFSGTLLDITRQKEEEQRKNDFIGIVSHELRTPITSISGYAQVLQLKAKKLSDPSIYEIASKSKLQADRMAKLISGFLDIARIGEGKIKIEYQTFDMAELVKEAEEESIATITTHRVIFKPVEHTLVNADCDKTRQVIINLINNAVKYSPSGSEIHVACVTHQKLVQVSVTDNGMGISENDQQHVFERFYRVESEQMKTVKGFGIGLYLCKEIIERHGGKIGVESVLGKGSTFWFTLPAL, encoded by the coding sequence ATGCCTAAAAATCAAGAATTACTGAATGAACAGAAGCGACTATCTGCACTTGAGTCATACGATATTTTAGATACGGCAACCGAACAGGATTTTGATGATATTACCGAACTGGCCACTAATATTTGTGGCTTCCCTATTGGGTTGATCAGCTTTGTTGACAGCAGCCGCCAATGGTTTAAATCTGTTAGAGGTTTAAGCGTCCGCCAAACAGACAGGGCCCACTCTTTTTGTGCATACACGGTAGCTACTAATGACGTTTTTATTGTTGAAGATGCCCGTATAGATGATCGTTTTAAACATAACCCGTTAGTTACCGGCGATCCTCACATTGTTTTCTATGCCGGTGTACCTTTAACCAGCCAGGATGGTTATACACTTGGATCTTTATGCCTGATAGATAACAAGAAAAGAACGTTATCTGACATGCAGCTCAAATCTTTACAAATACTTTCGAGGCAGGTAATGGATAAGCTGGAGTTGCGCAAAAAGGTAGTAGAGCTTAGAAAGGCCAACAATGAGATTAATGAGTTGCGGAACGAACAATTTATACAGGAAAACGAGGCCCGTGAGGTAATCAAATACACGCCCATGGCGATGGCGCTGCACGTTGGTGAAAATATGACCATAAAGTTTGCGAACGAACTGATGCTGCAGGCCTGGGATAAAACTGATGAGGTATTCGGGAAGGCGTTTGCAGAAGCGCTGCCCGAATTAGCCGGGCTTGACTTTCCAACAACCATGCTTGGCGTATACAAAAGTGGTGTAGCGTTAAGATATGATAATGAACGGATGACTTACCTCCATCAGGGTGTTTATAAAGAATTTTATTATAGCTACGCCTTTACACCGCTCAAAACACCTAACGGAAATATCTGGGGGATACTAAATACGGCCCTTGATGTAACAGAAGTTGTTAAAGGCAGACTAAAGATTGAACAAGCAGAAGAACAATTGCGCCTGGCGCTCGATTCAGCCAAGTTGGGTACCTGGTATATAGTTCCGCAAACAAATGAGCTGGTACTCTCTGAACGTTCTAAAGAAATGTTCGGCTTTAAACCAGCAGAACAGATTACGCTTGAACGAGCTGTTGAAATTATTGATCAGAGCCACCGCGACAAGGTAATGTCGGCAATTACATCTGCCCTGGAAGAGGGCGCTCCATACAATATTGAATACCCTATTCTGCTTTCAGCCGGCGACCAGCGCCGCTGGGTAAGGGCCACAGGTAAAATTTTTGCTGCTACAGATGGCGCAGGGCAATTATTTTCAGGAACACTATTGGATATTACCCGGCAAAAAGAAGAAGAACAGCGCAAGAATGACTTTATCGGTATTGTAAGCCATGAGCTGCGTACGCCCATAACCTCTATCAGCGGTTATGCGCAGGTACTCCAGTTAAAGGCAAAAAAGTTGTCCGACCCTTCTATTTATGAAATTGCAAGCAAATCAAAGCTACAGGCCGACCGCATGGCTAAACTAATTAGTGGTTTTTTAGACATAGCGCGTATTGGCGAAGGGAAAATAAAGATAGAGTATCAAACATTTGACATGGCCGAGCTGGTAAAAGAAGCCGAGGAAGAATCGATAGCCACCATTACCACGCACCGGGTCATATTTAAACCCGTTGAACATACCCTTGTAAATGCTGATTGCGATAAAACACGCCAGGTAATAATTAACCTGATCAACAATGCCGTAAAATATTCACCTTCTGGTAGCGAGATACATGTTGCCTGTGTTACGCATCAAAAATTAGTACAGGTAAGCGTAACAGATAACGGAATGGGAATTAGCGAAAATGACCAACAGCACGTTTTTGAAAGGTTTTACCGGGTAGAGAGCGAGCAAATGAAAACCGTTAAGGGATTTGGAATAGGACTTTATCTGTGTAAAGAAATTATTGAACGCCACGGTGGTAAAATTGGTGTAGAAAGTGTATTAGGAAAAGGCAGCACTTTTTGGTTCACCCTGCCTGCATTATAA
- a CDS encoding PAS domain-containing protein: MEKTSTAYQLPFDSDSAVNLTLIKAALDSSVSGIIITDNQLPDNPIIYCNKSFEVMTGYNRRDIIGHNCRFLQADDREQIQRQQIRDAIKNGESVSVEIRNYRKDGELFWNELYVSPIKSAEGNVTHFVGVQHDVTRRRKAEDDLRQEKESRERQIVERTAELNVSREYLESIVQTVRESLLVLDPDLQVISVNQHFLNTFKVGRSETEHKSLYDLGNGQWNIPRLRELLEKILPTNNPVLDFEVEHNFPHIGKKLMLLNAHRIELEGEYKDRILLAIEDITERRAIEQRKDDFLSVASHELKTPLTTIKGYIQIMERLLPPESSDKLKDIIKKTAKHADKLNNLIKELLEVSRIQTGNITLVREPFYFDHMVNETIESLQAASSKHKIILNGKTGIIYNGDESQLSQVVSNLLSNALKYSPEADHIDVYLAVVSNYIKFSVTDYGLGISPADQKKIFERFYRSTETQKNFPGMGIGLYICEQIIKNHGGSLWVNSEYGKGSTFNFTLPIN; encoded by the coding sequence ATGGAAAAAACATCTACGGCATACCAATTACCATTCGATAGCGATAGCGCAGTTAACCTCACGCTTATTAAAGCGGCATTAGATTCAAGTGTATCTGGCATTATCATTACAGATAACCAGCTTCCTGATAATCCGATTATTTATTGCAACAAATCATTTGAAGTTATGACCGGTTACAACCGCAGGGATATAATTGGACATAATTGTAGGTTTTTGCAGGCAGACGACAGGGAACAGATACAAAGGCAACAAATAAGGGATGCAATAAAAAATGGCGAAAGTGTTAGTGTAGAAATAAGAAATTACCGTAAAGACGGTGAACTTTTCTGGAACGAGTTATATGTTTCGCCAATAAAATCGGCAGAAGGTAATGTAACCCACTTTGTTGGTGTACAGCATGATGTTACCCGCCGTAGAAAAGCAGAAGATGATTTACGCCAGGAAAAAGAGAGCCGTGAAAGACAAATTGTTGAGCGCACTGCCGAACTTAACGTAAGCCGCGAATACCTGGAAAGTATAGTGCAAACCGTAAGAGAGAGCCTGCTTGTACTTGACCCCGATCTGCAGGTAATTAGTGTAAATCAGCATTTTTTAAATACATTTAAAGTAGGCCGGTCTGAAACCGAGCATAAAAGCCTGTACGACCTTGGAAACGGGCAGTGGAATATACCCAGGTTAAGAGAACTTCTTGAAAAAATATTGCCAACCAATAACCCAGTTCTTGATTTTGAGGTAGAGCATAACTTCCCTCATATTGGCAAAAAGCTAATGTTGCTTAACGCCCACCGTATTGAGCTGGAAGGCGAATATAAAGACCGCATATTATTAGCCATTGAAGATATCACTGAGCGCCGTGCCATAGAGCAGCGAAAAGATGATTTCTTATCTGTAGCCAGCCACGAGTTAAAAACCCCGCTAACTACCATAAAGGGTTACATACAGATTATGGAGCGTTTGCTTCCGCCCGAATCAAGCGATAAGCTAAAAGACATTATTAAAAAGACAGCGAAGCACGCCGATAAACTAAATAATCTGATCAAAGAGCTGTTAGAGGTTTCAAGGATACAAACCGGCAATATCACGCTGGTGCGTGAGCCATTTTACTTTGACCATATGGTAAATGAAACCATTGAAAGCTTGCAGGCAGCTTCTTCTAAACACAAAATTATTTTAAACGGTAAAACAGGCATTATTTATAATGGCGACGAATCACAGTTAAGCCAGGTGGTAAGTAACCTGTTATCAAATGCTTTGAAATACTCGCCTGAGGCTGATCATATTGATGTGTACCTGGCTGTTGTAAGTAACTACATCAAATTCTCGGTAACCGACTACGGGTTGGGTATAAGCCCTGCCGATCAGAAAAAGATATTCGAGCGTTTTTATCGCTCAACAGAAACTCAGAAAAACTTTCCCGGCATGGGAATCGGACTTTATATCTGCGAGCAGATCATTAAAAATCATGGCGGCAGCCTATGGGTAAACAGTGAATATGGCAAGGGATCTACCTTCAACTTTACCTTACCCATTAACTAA
- a CDS encoding response regulator — MKKKILICDDDEGILEMLEMVLDGDGYEVLTVKNSLKIFDCIKQEHPDMLILDLWMPVLSGDQIAIKLRSTPDYKNLPIMIMSASRDGEEIAKAVSASSYLSKPFDLTDFLVEVEKLSA; from the coding sequence ATGAAGAAAAAAATACTCATCTGTGATGATGATGAAGGCATATTAGAAATGCTTGAAATGGTACTTGATGGCGATGGATATGAAGTTTTAACAGTAAAAAACAGTTTGAAAATTTTTGACTGCATTAAACAGGAGCATCCTGATATGCTAATTTTAGATCTTTGGATGCCCGTATTATCCGGAGATCAGATTGCAATTAAGCTGAGATCAACACCTGATTATAAGAACCTTCCCATTATGATTATGTCGGCAAGCCGCGATGGTGAAGAGATTGCTAAGGCAGTATCTGCAAGTTCATATCTATCAAAACCCTTTGATCTCACTGATTTTCTGGTAGAAGTTGAAAAGCTTAGCGCATAA